Proteins encoded in a region of the Nitrospirota bacterium genome:
- the asnB gene encoding asparagine synthase (glutamine-hydrolyzing), with the protein MCGIVGVVYADPARRCEQDLITKMRDIFAYRGPDDAGLYLDGPVGLGQRRLSIIDLGGGHQPMSNDEGSLCIVFNGEIYNYRVLRQELIAKGYRFRTESDTEVILHLYAERGEACVHALNGMFAFAIWDKKRRQLFLARDRMGVKPLYYASTPGGFIFGSEIKAVLASGMISARCREEAVAEYMLFRQVAGPESLFRDVMSLPPGCTLTLRDDQTKIAQYWSPRPSGDRQQMTYEDARQTFADLLEDSVRLRLISDVPVGTFCSGGVDSSLVTALASKLKGGPVNTFSIGFDEPEYDESVYAALVSKKYGTIHHPLTLSHVEFSELFPQMVWQNDEPLNFANSIQIYALSRLAKQHVTVVLTGEGSDELFSGYPRYRIPGIASLYRRIPSAIRSLLKMWGRATRDHRVDKLDRYVACSPEETLMYNTSVLRPEVVASACPRILSANLDYRLACLKGTENVGLDAVARLSLLDQECFLVSILNRQDKMSMAASIESRVPFMDYRIVEFANSLPTAYKLRAGVGKAIVKDVARTFLPAEIVDRRKSGFGVPLERWFRSNEGMGARMLAFPDQADADLFDRVALRRIVTEHRSGTHDHSELLWTALNLHVWRETFHC; encoded by the coding sequence ATGTGTGGCATAGTCGGCGTGGTCTATGCTGATCCTGCGAGGCGATGCGAGCAGGACCTTATCACGAAGATGCGAGACATCTTTGCTTACAGGGGGCCGGATGATGCTGGCCTGTATCTCGATGGGCCGGTAGGGCTCGGACAACGCCGGCTGAGCATCATCGACCTCGGTGGCGGGCACCAGCCGATGTCGAATGACGAGGGGTCGCTCTGTATCGTATTTAACGGTGAGATCTATAACTACCGCGTATTGCGGCAAGAGTTGATCGCGAAGGGGTACCGCTTTCGGACCGAGAGCGACACCGAGGTGATTCTCCATCTCTATGCCGAACGTGGAGAGGCCTGCGTCCATGCGTTGAACGGCATGTTCGCGTTTGCGATCTGGGACAAAAAACGCCGCCAACTATTTCTTGCCAGGGATCGCATGGGTGTGAAGCCTTTGTATTATGCCTCTACGCCTGGCGGCTTCATTTTCGGCTCAGAAATCAAGGCGGTCCTTGCGAGCGGGATGATTTCTGCTCGTTGCCGGGAAGAGGCCGTGGCCGAGTACATGCTTTTCCGTCAGGTCGCCGGTCCCGAGAGTCTGTTTCGCGATGTCATGAGTCTTCCTCCTGGCTGCACCCTGACGCTTCGCGACGACCAGACGAAGATCGCGCAGTATTGGTCTCCGAGGCCTTCCGGCGACCGGCAACAGATGACCTATGAGGACGCACGCCAGACCTTTGCCGATTTGCTTGAAGATTCCGTGAGGCTACGGCTGATCAGCGATGTGCCGGTTGGGACGTTTTGCAGTGGCGGGGTCGACTCCAGTCTCGTGACCGCGTTGGCCTCGAAACTCAAGGGAGGCCCGGTCAACACATTTTCGATCGGATTCGACGAACCCGAATATGACGAGAGTGTCTATGCGGCATTGGTGTCAAAGAAGTACGGAACCATTCATCACCCTCTCACTCTCAGCCATGTTGAGTTCAGTGAACTCTTTCCTCAGATGGTGTGGCAGAATGACGAACCCCTGAATTTTGCCAATTCGATTCAAATCTATGCATTAAGCCGTCTGGCCAAGCAGCATGTCACGGTGGTCCTGACCGGAGAGGGCTCGGACGAGTTGTTCTCCGGATATCCCCGCTATCGAATTCCAGGGATCGCATCCTTGTACCGGCGGATTCCTAGCGCTATACGAAGCCTGTTGAAGATGTGGGGCCGTGCAACCCGTGACCATCGAGTGGACAAGCTCGATCGCTACGTCGCCTGCTCTCCTGAGGAGACGTTAATGTACAACACGAGTGTATTGCGTCCGGAGGTCGTGGCGTCTGCTTGTCCGCGGATACTCAGCGCAAATCTCGATTATCGGCTGGCCTGTCTCAAGGGGACGGAGAATGTAGGGTTGGATGCGGTCGCCCGTTTGTCACTCCTCGATCAGGAATGTTTCCTCGTTTCCATTCTCAATCGGCAGGATAAAATGAGCATGGCGGCGAGTATCGAGTCGCGCGTTCCATTTATGGATTATCGGATTGTTGAATTTGCGAATAGTCTGCCGACTGCGTACAAGCTGAGAGCCGGGGTCGGCAAGGCTATTGTCAAGGATGTGGCGAGGACGTTCTTGCCAGCAGAAATCGTCGATCGACGCAAGTCTGGTTTCGGCGTTCCACTGGAGCGTTGGTTCCGGTCGAACGAGGGGATGGGAGCGAGGATGTTGGCATTTCCAGACCAGGCCGACGCTGATTTGTTCGATCGTGTGGCGCTCCGTCGAATCGTCACGGAGCATCGGTCTGGGACACATGACCATTCCGAGTTGCTGTGGACTGCGTTGAATCTACATGTCTGGCGTGAAACGTTTCATTGCTAG
- a CDS encoding Gfo/Idh/MocA family oxidoreductase, with protein sequence MGQQGHAQIPVDVALIGCGKMGVHHAKAIKAHGAGRIIALADPSGDRSKLDGLVPKDVPFFTSVSDLLKSVNPTVVHIATPPATHADLAMLCLSHGAHVYVEKPFTLRLADAEAVLDAARRAGRSVCAGHQLLYESPARALAAALPLIGRVVHVESYFSFKTVRKSNDGRSLLSPIDQLLDILPHPVYTLLDALGGAAGTAPQLQSMLVRPEGEVHAILQAGETTGVLVVTLRGRPIDSYLRVVGTSGSLRADFVRGALTKLPGPGTSAVSILSNPYREGMQILIGSTRGFASRILHKGKGYPGLAELIEAFYDSVRQGTPPPLSPSSIRETVRLCEQIGEKLRSAKAEYEVRAEADLAARERQLSPTDVKKGRVLVTGGTGLLGRAVVAELRQCGWPVRALGRRVPPPSERQAGVEYIGADLGGDFDGAVLSGVETVVHCAAETAGGKEAHERNSVLATKNLLHSAAKASVKRFIHISSLGILKTGKEMGGPLDERTPVDAGNLARGPYVWGKAESEREVMEQGPALGLTVKVIRPGPLVDFSDFEPPGRLGRELGPVYVAVGPRSSRLSLCDVGTAAKVIRSTVQDIDAAPSVVNLVEPAAPTREELLALLLKKRPDLKSIWLPAVVLSLLSPILILLQRIVLRGKTPIDIAAAFSSERYNTTIAAQVIQRAGQTTKSRLT encoded by the coding sequence ATGGGACAACAAGGTCACGCACAGATACCAGTAGATGTCGCGCTTATTGGTTGTGGCAAGATGGGTGTGCATCACGCCAAAGCCATCAAGGCACATGGCGCAGGCCGCATCATCGCATTGGCCGATCCCTCCGGTGATCGGTCCAAATTGGACGGGCTGGTGCCCAAGGATGTGCCGTTTTTTACGTCCGTCTCCGACCTGCTCAAGTCTGTCAACCCGACAGTGGTCCATATCGCGACGCCACCTGCCACCCATGCCGACCTGGCAATGTTGTGCCTCTCACACGGTGCACATGTCTACGTCGAAAAACCGTTTACGCTTCGATTAGCCGATGCGGAGGCGGTGCTCGATGCCGCACGGCGTGCAGGTCGATCGGTCTGTGCCGGTCACCAGTTGTTGTATGAGTCGCCGGCGCGGGCCTTGGCGGCGGCGCTTCCGCTCATCGGCCGTGTGGTCCATGTGGAGAGTTATTTTTCGTTTAAAACGGTACGGAAGTCCAACGACGGACGATCTTTGCTGTCTCCGATCGATCAACTGCTCGATATTTTGCCGCATCCTGTCTACACCCTCCTCGACGCCTTAGGGGGAGCCGCCGGGACGGCACCGCAGCTGCAGTCGATGCTGGTCAGGCCTGAAGGGGAAGTGCATGCCATTCTGCAGGCCGGCGAGACTACGGGGGTATTGGTCGTTACGCTACGAGGACGGCCGATCGATTCGTATCTTCGTGTGGTGGGGACCAGCGGATCACTTCGCGCGGACTTCGTCAGGGGGGCGCTCACGAAGTTGCCAGGGCCTGGCACGTCAGCCGTGTCGATTCTTTCCAACCCCTATCGTGAAGGGATGCAGATTCTGATCGGATCGACTCGGGGGTTTGCCTCGCGTATTCTCCATAAAGGAAAGGGGTATCCAGGTCTGGCCGAGTTGATCGAAGCTTTTTATGACAGCGTTCGCCAGGGCACTCCGCCGCCGTTGTCTCCCTCTTCCATCCGTGAGACGGTTCGTCTGTGTGAACAGATCGGGGAGAAGTTGCGCAGCGCCAAGGCAGAATATGAGGTACGAGCGGAGGCGGACCTGGCCGCTCGCGAGCGGCAACTTTCGCCGACCGATGTGAAGAAGGGCCGCGTCTTGGTTACAGGAGGAACGGGGCTGCTTGGCCGTGCAGTCGTGGCTGAGCTTCGTCAATGCGGATGGCCGGTACGCGCGCTTGGGCGGCGCGTGCCTCCTCCGTCGGAGCGACAGGCTGGGGTTGAGTATATAGGAGCAGATCTTGGCGGGGACTTCGACGGGGCTGTCCTATCAGGAGTGGAGACCGTGGTGCATTGTGCGGCTGAGACTGCAGGGGGCAAAGAGGCCCATGAACGGAACTCGGTCCTGGCGACAAAGAATCTCCTCCATAGCGCGGCGAAGGCGTCGGTTAAGCGGTTTATCCACATCAGTAGCCTCGGGATCTTGAAGACCGGTAAAGAGATGGGGGGGCCGCTCGATGAGCGGACGCCGGTGGATGCTGGCAATCTGGCTCGCGGACCCTATGTCTGGGGCAAGGCCGAATCTGAACGTGAGGTAATGGAGCAGGGGCCTGCATTGGGTTTGACGGTGAAGGTCATCAGGCCAGGCCCGCTGGTCGATTTCTCAGATTTTGAACCACCCGGACGACTCGGTCGTGAGCTGGGACCCGTCTATGTCGCGGTAGGGCCTCGGTCGAGCCGACTGAGTCTGTGTGACGTGGGGACCGCTGCAAAAGTGATCCGGTCAACAGTGCAGGATATTGATGCCGCACCATCTGTGGTCAATCTTGTGGAGCCAGCTGCCCCCACGCGAGAGGAATTGCTTGCACTGTTGTTGAAGAAACGTCCAGATCTTAAGTCCATCTGGCTACCAGCGGTCGTGCTATCGTTGTTGTCGCCGATTCTTATTCTCCTCCAGCGAATCGTTCTGCGTGGCAAGACCCCGATTGATATCGCTGCGGCATTTTCCTCGGAACGCTATAACACCACAATCGCCGCTCAAGTAATTCAACGAGCCGGACAGACAACCAAGTCGAGGCTGACATGA
- a CDS encoding class I SAM-dependent methyltransferase, protein MNELTEKADDAHSDSAIHQKWVANYRTAEMQAFYEMAFDLIAERLNAPTDSMILDAGCGSCAKSVLLAARGFRVTASDYAANALELAAETVRERGFQNRITLQREDILGLSFPDRSFPYVICWGVLMHIPDLQRALAELARVVAPGGMLVLSEGNMYSIQAVIMRWLKKLLGRERATIDRVAGGIEYTEKTSQGVLLTRQTDIPWLIAECERLGLCLKAREPGQFTELYVAVPWRPFKRFIHAFNKVWFRYIRLAGPAFGNILVFEKPK, encoded by the coding sequence ATGAACGAGTTGACCGAGAAGGCGGATGATGCGCACTCAGATTCAGCGATTCATCAGAAGTGGGTTGCGAATTATCGTACAGCAGAGATGCAGGCGTTTTATGAAATGGCATTTGACTTAATTGCCGAGCGCTTGAATGCTCCCACCGACTCAATGATCCTGGACGCAGGTTGCGGAAGTTGTGCCAAGTCGGTGCTGTTGGCTGCCAGAGGGTTTCGAGTGACTGCCAGCGACTACGCGGCCAACGCGTTGGAACTCGCTGCGGAAACAGTGCGCGAACGGGGCTTTCAGAATCGGATTACGTTGCAGCGAGAAGATATATTGGGGCTCTCGTTTCCCGATAGGTCATTTCCCTATGTCATCTGCTGGGGCGTGTTGATGCATATTCCCGATCTGCAACGAGCATTGGCAGAATTGGCACGGGTCGTAGCGCCGGGGGGCATGCTGGTCTTAAGCGAAGGGAATATGTACTCCATTCAGGCGGTGATAATGCGATGGCTCAAGAAGCTCCTCGGTCGTGAACGGGCCACGATCGACAGGGTTGCGGGAGGAATTGAGTATACTGAAAAGACGAGCCAGGGTGTTTTATTGACTAGGCAAACAGATATTCCCTGGCTTATTGCCGAATGTGAACGGCTGGGTTTATGCCTGAAGGCACGAGAACCTGGCCAATTTACAGAGCTATATGTGGCCGTGCCATGGCGGCCATTCAAGAGGTTTATCCATGCCTTCAACAAGGTATGGTTTCGATACATCAGGCTCGCCGGACCAGCATTCGGGAATATCCTTGTCTTTGAAAAGCCAAAATAG
- a CDS encoding GDSL-type esterase/lipase family protein: MTVSGGELGGLGGSAGMDKIAVGSKTLVVLGASYAGGWDPKQPVAGYRIVNKGVSGQQSFEMLARFEGEVSGVKPDAVIIWGFINDVFRSDRAQIDETLRRTRESTLAMVELARKSGISPILATEVTIRTKAGWVEALESMIGRILGKSSYQDYINGHVIETNRWIKETAAREGILLLDFEKVLADQSGLRRKEFALPDGSHISVQGYEALTQYAKNQLQAVPGIR, from the coding sequence ATGACGGTGAGCGGAGGTGAGTTGGGTGGCCTAGGGGGCAGCGCAGGGATGGATAAAATAGCGGTGGGCTCAAAAACTCTTGTGGTTCTTGGGGCTTCATATGCCGGAGGCTGGGATCCAAAGCAGCCGGTTGCCGGTTACCGAATAGTGAATAAAGGCGTGAGTGGGCAACAGTCGTTTGAGATGTTGGCTCGCTTCGAGGGCGAAGTGTCAGGGGTAAAGCCTGATGCGGTGATCATTTGGGGGTTCATCAATGATGTGTTTCGATCTGATCGAGCACAGATTGATGAGACCTTGAGGCGGACGAGGGAAAGCACACTGGCCATGGTGGAGCTGGCCAGAAAGTCTGGAATCAGTCCTATCCTCGCGACAGAGGTGACTATCAGGACCAAGGCTGGGTGGGTAGAAGCATTAGAGTCAATGATTGGAAGGATCCTCGGGAAGTCAAGTTATCAGGATTACATCAACGGGCATGTAATAGAGACAAATCGTTGGATTAAAGAGACGGCGGCTCGTGAAGGGATTCTCCTTTTAGACTTTGAAAAGGTGCTTGCTGATCAAAGCGGGCTACGTCGGAAAGAGTTTGCCTTGCCTGACGGGAGTCACATTTCCGTCCAGGGGTACGAGGCCTTGACCCAGTATGCCAAAAATCAATTACAGGCTGTACCCGGCATCCGTTAG
- a CDS encoding GDSL-type esterase/lipase family protein, producing MSQRTVRVFTVVLLFVSTVFSVAVAEGIARFFIHLPQERIYPQVRYQAHPVRGFTLQSAQTAYTKDQVATIDSLGFRVNGVPASKNIPKLRILALGDSFTFGYGVADRETWPAALERKLGHTVEIINAGTTSYNVFHEFDILREKGLGLKPGVVIHGLYWNDHMMNRPPRPTDPPLLTADGHFTWDGDDNPASGPFWLRGVRWLKGHSVLAHSALMQAKRYITSPDSGVHLYDLEYRKLLAGELVPDAWQVVDDFYRELKQLGEESGFSVYVIIFPVRDIITMPDPANHVYPKYIREMLDRHGIPYLDGFALWHQAKLGVDLFLPHDDHLAAEGYRIISDEVAAILCSDRVLIERIGSICRDDSAVSH from the coding sequence ATGTCACAACGGACAGTGCGAGTGTTTACCGTAGTGCTATTGTTCGTTTCGACTGTGTTCTCAGTGGCTGTTGCCGAAGGTATCGCTCGATTTTTCATTCATCTCCCACAAGAGAGAATCTACCCACAGGTTCGCTACCAGGCGCATCCTGTCCGTGGATTTACCTTGCAGTCGGCCCAGACCGCCTATACGAAAGATCAGGTTGCAACCATAGATAGCCTTGGGTTTCGCGTCAATGGCGTACCTGCGTCCAAAAACATTCCAAAGCTTCGGATCCTCGCCCTCGGTGACTCCTTTACGTTTGGTTATGGAGTGGCTGATCGTGAGACGTGGCCAGCTGCTCTTGAACGGAAGCTTGGTCACACAGTTGAGATCATTAATGCGGGCACCACCAGCTATAACGTTTTTCATGAATTCGACATTCTCCGAGAAAAAGGGCTTGGACTAAAGCCTGGAGTCGTCATTCACGGGCTCTATTGGAACGATCATATGATGAATCGCCCGCCTCGTCCAACCGACCCGCCACTATTAACCGCGGATGGGCATTTCACGTGGGATGGAGATGATAATCCAGCGAGCGGTCCGTTTTGGTTGCGCGGAGTTCGTTGGCTGAAGGGCCATTCTGTTCTCGCCCATTCTGCGTTGATGCAGGCTAAGCGCTATATCACTTCTCCAGATTCAGGCGTTCACCTGTACGATCTTGAGTACCGTAAGCTCTTGGCAGGGGAGTTAGTGCCAGACGCGTGGCAGGTTGTCGATGATTTTTATCGAGAATTGAAGCAGCTAGGCGAAGAGTCCGGGTTTAGCGTCTATGTGATCATTTTCCCAGTTCGTGACATCATCACGATGCCGGATCCCGCAAACCATGTGTATCCCAAGTACATTCGTGAAATGTTGGATAGACACGGTATCCCGTATCTTGACGGGTTTGCGCTTTGGCACCAGGCGAAACTAGGTGTAGACCTGTTCCTCCCACACGACGATCACCTCGCAGCCGAAGGGTATCGCATCATTTCTGATGAAGTTGCCGCAATCCTTTGCTCTGATCGGGTATTAATAGAGAGGATTGGGAGTATTTGTCGTGACGATAGTGCTGTGAGCCACTGA
- the rfbB gene encoding dTDP-glucose 4,6-dehydratase, producing MSIVVTGGAGFIGSNFVLNWLRQQDEVIINVDKLTYAGNLESLAPLQGDARHQFVRGDIGDSALMAQLLTRHRPRAIINFAAESHVDRSIHGPEEFIQTNIVGTFRLLETVRQYWAGLSEEDRARFRFLHVSTDEVYGSLDRDEPAFTEDRRYEPNSPYSASKAASDHLVRAYHHTYGVPVLTTNCSNNYGPFQFPEKLIPLVIHNALAGKPLPVYGDGQQVRDWLFVEDHCSAIRRVLEAGRLGETYNIGGASERVNLEVVHTLCRTLDELKPRSDGKSYQAQIAFVKDRPGHDRRYAIDAKKIDRELGWKPAETFETGMRRTVRWYLDNQPWVQHVTSGTYRSWVEKHYSA from the coding sequence ATGAGTATTGTCGTAACCGGCGGAGCAGGATTCATAGGGTCTAATTTTGTGCTCAACTGGCTTCGTCAGCAGGATGAGGTCATCATCAATGTAGATAAACTGACCTATGCAGGCAATCTTGAGAGCCTCGCGCCACTGCAAGGAGATGCGCGACATCAGTTTGTGCGAGGAGATATCGGTGACAGCGCGCTGATGGCCCAGCTACTCACCCGGCACAGACCCCGTGCCATTATTAACTTTGCGGCAGAGAGTCATGTGGACCGCTCCATCCATGGGCCGGAAGAATTCATTCAGACTAACATCGTAGGCACGTTCCGCTTGCTCGAAACCGTCCGTCAGTACTGGGCCGGTCTATCGGAGGAAGATCGGGCTCGGTTCCGCTTCCTTCACGTGTCTACCGATGAAGTCTATGGTTCGCTCGATCGTGATGAGCCTGCCTTTACGGAAGATCGTCGATACGAACCCAATAGTCCCTATTCAGCAAGTAAGGCAGCTTCCGATCACCTGGTCCGCGCCTATCATCACACTTATGGTGTGCCGGTTTTAACAACGAACTGCTCGAATAATTATGGTCCATTTCAATTCCCTGAAAAGCTGATTCCTCTGGTCATTCACAATGCGCTGGCAGGAAAACCATTGCCGGTGTATGGCGATGGCCAGCAGGTCAGGGATTGGCTCTTTGTGGAGGATCATTGCAGCGCAATTCGACGGGTGTTGGAGGCGGGACGCCTAGGAGAGACGTATAACATTGGGGGCGCAAGCGAACGGGTTAATCTGGAAGTGGTGCATACGCTCTGCAGAACATTGGACGAGCTCAAACCTAGGAGCGATGGGAAAAGTTATCAAGCACAGATTGCTTTTGTGAAAGATCGCCCTGGCCATGACCGTCGCTATGCGATCGATGCCAAGAAGATCGATCGGGAGCTGGGATGGAAGCCTGCCGAAACGTTCGAGACCGGTATGCGAAGAACCGTGCGCTGGTATCTGGATAACCAGCCGTGGGTTCAGCATGTGACAAGCGGGACGTACCGCTCATGGGTGGAGAAGCACTACAGCGCATGA